A region from the Muribaculum gordoncarteri genome encodes:
- a CDS encoding glycosyltransferase family 2 protein has translation MPIVSYIIPVYNVGPYLRECVDSCLGQNGNHDYEIVLVDDGSTDDSGAICDEYASSHDNVKVVHQPNAGLPAARNKGLSVATGQWVLFVDSDDFVSPDQLSVCLGAVNKYGDVDMVQFAYEYVKHTGESMNKVKGAKCNNLYTDINLYGNDGNYKPVSVGYLINRRFLDSHDLRFDETLRATEDAHFTLRYLFYCKRIATVDDVLYYYRQRPGSIMNRSVNYRVPYHHLLVAELLMKFFHDHSSGGDYPRFFKKHTTQLVVSFLKKLYKFEGNDKRRAYADYAKFKQYAKNYPGSLVGGFNMGVAKLNISLYRRMRRFFHGKL, from the coding sequence ATGCCGATAGTTTCATATATCATTCCGGTCTACAACGTAGGCCCCTATTTGCGAGAATGTGTCGACAGTTGCCTCGGGCAGAATGGAAATCATGATTATGAAATCGTGCTTGTCGATGACGGGTCAACCGACGACAGCGGCGCCATCTGCGATGAATATGCGTCGTCGCACGACAATGTGAAGGTGGTGCATCAGCCCAATGCCGGTTTGCCGGCCGCACGCAACAAGGGACTGTCGGTCGCTACGGGACAGTGGGTGCTCTTTGTCGACTCCGACGACTTTGTCAGTCCCGATCAGCTTTCGGTATGTCTTGGTGCCGTTAATAAGTACGGTGATGTCGACATGGTGCAGTTTGCCTATGAATATGTGAAGCATACCGGTGAGTCTATGAACAAGGTGAAAGGCGCCAAGTGCAACAATCTCTACACCGACATAAACCTATATGGAAATGACGGCAACTATAAGCCGGTTTCGGTGGGCTATCTGATAAACCGCCGTTTCCTTGACAGCCACGATTTACGTTTCGATGAAACTCTCCGTGCCACCGAGGATGCCCACTTTACGTTACGCTACTTGTTCTACTGCAAGCGCATCGCCACAGTTGACGATGTGCTCTACTACTATCGTCAGCGTCCCGGTTCCATAATGAACCGTAGTGTCAACTATCGAGTGCCTTACCATCACCTATTAGTGGCCGAGTTATTGATGAAGTTTTTCCATGACCACAGCTCGGGCGGCGACTATCCTCGATTTTTCAAGAAACATACCACACAGCTTGTAGTCAGCTTCCTGAAAAAGTTGTACAAATTTGAAGGTAACGACAAGCGCAGGGCCTATGCCGATTATGCCAAGTTCAAGCAATATGCCAAAAACTATCCCGGCAGCCTTGTGGGTGGATTCAACATGGGAGTCGCCAAGCTCAACATTTCACTCTACCGTAGAATGAGGCGATTCTTTCACGGCAAGTTATAA
- a CDS encoding glycosyltransferase family 2 protein: MAHISVTIITYNEEHRIEACLKSLQDIADEIIVVDSFSTDRTVEICNAYGCKVTQRRFPGYGAQRQYATSLTSYSYVLSIDADEVLSPALRSSLIKLKEEGFAHRVYEMSRLNFYCGQPVKHCGWYPDIQIRLFDKRYANWNLRDLSERVIFPDSLKPVLLDGDILHYRCSTPDEYRKVQNRHAALSSGIIKARRSSVPFFTPYIKGVKAFLECYISKGAILDGPEGRAISRESYRTAYMAYDLARRSLRKKQQ, from the coding sequence ATGGCACATATTTCAGTTACGATTATCACATATAATGAAGAGCATCGAATTGAAGCATGTTTAAAATCGCTTCAGGATATAGCCGACGAAATTATTGTCGTGGACTCCTTCTCGACCGACCGAACAGTGGAGATATGCAACGCCTATGGGTGCAAGGTGACGCAGCGTCGTTTCCCCGGTTACGGTGCGCAACGGCAATATGCCACTTCGCTTACGAGCTACAGTTACGTGCTGTCGATTGATGCCGACGAGGTTCTTTCGCCCGCTCTGCGCTCGTCGCTGATCAAGCTCAAGGAGGAGGGATTTGCTCATCGCGTGTATGAGATGTCGCGTCTTAACTTCTATTGCGGACAGCCGGTGAAGCACTGTGGATGGTATCCCGACATTCAGATAAGATTATTTGACAAGCGTTACGCCAACTGGAATCTGCGCGACCTCTCGGAGCGTGTCATATTCCCCGACTCTCTTAAGCCTGTTCTTCTCGATGGCGACATTCTGCATTACCGCTGCTCCACCCCCGATGAATATCGTAAGGTGCAGAATCGACATGCCGCACTGTCGAGCGGCATAATAAAGGCGCGTCGCAGCTCTGTGCCTTTTTTCACTCCCTACATTAAAGGGGTGAAGGCATTTCTCGAATGTTATATTTCAAAGGGTGCCATTCTCGACGGTCCCGAAGGGAGGGCGATAAGCCGCGAGAGCTATCGCACGGCCTACATGGCCTATGATCTCGCACGGCGTTCGTTGCGCAAGAAGCAGCAGTAA
- a CDS encoding glycosyltransferase family 2 protein, whose protein sequence is MPTVSIILPIYNVEPYLRECIDSCIEQVDAPDYEIILVDDGSTDNCGAICDEYALLHDNIKVVHQRNSGLAAARNAGLAVAGGRWILFVDSDDFIDKSLLSRCFKAIKHYGDVDMVQFAYCHVDDSGLPLDVVKGVRYNRLYNSLEEYGSERGYRWEAWSFLARRDIIEQHDLYFDEKLRFAEDVHYTMRYLYYCDRIVTIAIPLYYYRQRAGSMMFNRNVYRQVKFNLTAAELLMKFFYEKSGGSCYPRFFKKCTTRLVLNFIKALDSLDASDLQKASVDYAEFIKCRKRYPGTLIWKLKIMLTDLNFNLYVKMRRR, encoded by the coding sequence ATGCCTACCGTATCGATTATTCTTCCGATATATAATGTCGAGCCCTATTTGCGAGAGTGTATCGACAGTTGTATCGAGCAGGTTGACGCGCCCGATTATGAAATAATTCTTGTTGATGACGGGTCGACCGACAACTGCGGCGCTATATGCGATGAGTATGCATTGTTGCACGACAACATCAAGGTGGTGCATCAGCGTAATTCCGGACTGGCGGCTGCACGTAACGCAGGATTGGCCGTCGCCGGGGGACGATGGATTCTATTTGTCGACTCCGATGACTTCATCGATAAGAGTCTTCTGTCGCGTTGCTTCAAGGCCATTAAGCACTACGGCGATGTCGACATGGTGCAGTTTGCCTATTGTCATGTCGACGATTCAGGCCTGCCGCTTGATGTTGTAAAAGGAGTGCGTTATAACCGCTTGTATAACAGCTTGGAGGAGTATGGCAGTGAGCGAGGGTATCGATGGGAGGCTTGGAGCTTCCTGGCGAGGCGTGACATAATAGAGCAACATGATTTATACTTTGATGAGAAGTTGCGGTTTGCCGAGGATGTGCATTACACGATGCGTTATCTCTACTACTGCGACAGAATAGTCACAATTGCTATCCCTCTATATTATTATCGGCAACGAGCCGGTTCCATGATGTTTAATCGCAATGTTTACCGTCAGGTAAAGTTTAACCTTACAGCTGCCGAGCTACTCATGAAATTCTTTTACGAGAAGAGCGGAGGAAGCTGTTATCCGCGTTTTTTCAAGAAGTGCACTACCCGATTGGTCCTGAATTTCATCAAGGCTCTCGACTCGCTCGATGCCTCCGATCTTCAAAAGGCCTCGGTTGATTATGCAGAGTTCATTAAATGTAGGAAGCGTTATCCGGGCACTTTGATATGGAAATTAAAAATAATGCTGACTGACCTTAATTTCAATCTGTATGTAAAAATGCGTCGCAGGTAG
- the ybeY gene encoding rRNA maturation RNase YbeY: MDWICENVEMPKIDTEALAEWIGRVVKSHDRILGPLVYIFCDDNRIIEVNRQFLNHDYYTDIITFDYSRGRMVSGDMFISLDTVATNAELVNASYDNELLRVIIHGVLHLCGINDKGPGEREIMEQNENEALAMLCCDDNN; this comes from the coding sequence ATGGACTGGATATGCGAAAATGTGGAGATGCCGAAAATCGACACTGAAGCATTGGCTGAATGGATTGGCCGGGTGGTAAAGTCGCACGACCGTATATTGGGACCGCTGGTCTACATATTCTGCGACGACAACCGCATAATCGAAGTCAATCGACAATTTCTCAACCACGACTATTATACCGACATAATAACATTTGACTACTCACGCGGACGAATGGTGAGCGGCGACATGTTCATATCGCTCGACACCGTGGCCACCAACGCCGAGCTTGTAAATGCAAGCTACGACAACGAGCTGCTGCGCGTAATAATTCACGGAGTGCTCCACCTGTGCGGCATAAACGACAAGGGCCCCGGAGAACGTGAAATCATGGAACAGAACGAGAACGAAGCCCTCGCCATGCTCTGTTGCGATGACAATAATTAA
- a CDS encoding lipopolysaccharide kinase InaA family protein, translating to MKTIVNDEFRSLGDFIKSLPETFESGGTTLYKARNTVKKFTCDGIDLIVKRYKRPNAVQRVVYTLFRPSKAARAYSYANILLDRGYATPTPIAYIEIKKGGLINECYFISTVTTDTPLYDALVETPDFDRELAAKLAQYVAQMHIDGVMHGDPNLNNILYNREDDGTTHFTLIDTNRSTFKSNLSKSSCISNLVRLTHRRDLLEYLISRYAEYRKWDVDDTVRRVIEGLDKFEHRREVKYRLKQKYLK from the coding sequence ATGAAAACCATAGTAAACGATGAATTCCGCTCGCTTGGCGACTTTATAAAGTCACTTCCCGAAACATTTGAATCGGGAGGCACAACGCTGTACAAAGCCCGCAACACGGTGAAAAAATTCACCTGCGACGGCATCGACCTTATAGTAAAACGCTACAAGCGCCCCAATGCCGTGCAGCGCGTAGTCTACACTCTCTTCCGCCCGAGCAAAGCTGCCCGGGCCTATAGCTACGCCAACATACTTCTCGACCGAGGATATGCCACTCCCACGCCAATAGCCTATATCGAAATAAAGAAGGGCGGATTGATAAACGAGTGCTACTTCATATCGACAGTGACAACCGACACGCCACTATATGACGCTCTGGTGGAAACACCCGACTTCGACCGCGAGCTTGCCGCCAAGCTGGCGCAGTATGTGGCACAGATGCACATCGACGGAGTGATGCACGGCGACCCCAACCTCAATAACATCCTCTATAACCGCGAAGATGACGGAACGACACATTTCACGCTCATCGACACCAACAGGTCGACATTCAAGAGCAACCTGTCAAAGTCGAGCTGCATCAGCAACCTCGTGCGACTTACCCACAGGCGTGACCTCCTTGAATACCTGATAAGCCGTTACGCCGAATACCGCAAATGGGATGTCGACGACACTGTGCGACGCGTAATCGAGGGCCTTGACAAATTCGAGCACCGCCGTGAAGTGAAGTATCGCCTCAAGCAAAAATATCTGAAATAA
- a CDS encoding glycosyltransferase family 2 protein, protein MSPEEIKQHRVSLIVSTYNRPDALRVCLDSVKQQTILPYEVIIGDDGSRSETADTIKEISRNFPVPIKHVWHEDNGFRLAMMRNKSVAASSGDYIIEVDGDVFLHPKFIEDHLREAAPGIYVKGGRTNLGKELTEEICRQGVSRRISWLTKGIESKPENALHLKSLAHYLAPRYRKHHSSALGCNMSFFKDDYIKINGYDEFFEGWGGEDVDFGVRMQKMGFGKRYLKFAGIVYHLWHEDKFMYNREKNFAYSSSLDDNKPARCVNGVDKYLK, encoded by the coding sequence ATGAGCCCCGAAGAGATAAAACAACACCGAGTTTCGCTTATAGTATCGACCTACAACCGTCCCGATGCCCTGAGGGTGTGTCTTGACAGCGTTAAGCAGCAGACAATATTGCCTTACGAAGTCATAATAGGCGACGACGGTTCACGCAGCGAAACGGCCGACACAATAAAGGAGATTAGCCGCAACTTTCCCGTGCCGATAAAACATGTGTGGCACGAGGACAACGGATTCCGGCTCGCCATGATGCGCAACAAGTCGGTGGCGGCATCATCGGGCGACTACATAATCGAGGTTGACGGGGATGTGTTTCTGCATCCCAAATTCATCGAAGACCACCTTAGGGAAGCAGCACCGGGAATCTATGTAAAGGGAGGCCGCACCAATCTCGGCAAGGAGCTCACCGAGGAGATATGCCGACAGGGTGTGTCACGACGCATAAGCTGGCTCACCAAGGGCATTGAAAGCAAGCCCGAGAACGCGCTGCATCTGAAGAGCCTCGCCCACTATCTTGCGCCGAGATACCGCAAGCACCACTCGTCGGCACTAGGATGCAACATGTCGTTTTTCAAGGACGACTACATCAAGATCAACGGCTACGATGAATTCTTTGAAGGATGGGGTGGGGAAGATGTCGACTTCGGCGTCAGAATGCAGAAAATGGGATTCGGAAAACGTTACCTGAAATTTGCGGGAATAGTGTACCACCTGTGGCATGAGGACAAATTCATGTACAACCGTGAGAAAAACTTTGCCTACAGCTCAAGCCTTGACGACAACAAACCCGCACGCTGTGTCAACGGAGTTGACAAATATCTGAAGTAA
- the mnmG gene encoding tRNA uridine-5-carboxymethylaminomethyl(34) synthesis enzyme MnmG, with the protein MNFDYDVIVVGAGHAGCEAASASARLGSRTLLITMDMNKIAQMSCNPAVGGIAKGQIVREIDALGGMMGIVTDQTAIQFRMLNRSKGPAMWSPRAQSDRMKFSAAWRHVLENTPNLSLWQDSVVSMIIEEGKVKGVVTTLGVKFTSKAVVLTAGTFLNGLMHVGRAQVKGGRVSEPASHGITEQLRDAGFTTARMKTGTPVRIDGRSVNWALTTPQHGDDDFHKFSYLPNVHRRLQQRDCYTVYTNTTTHEILRRGLPDSPLYNGQIQSIGPRYCPSIETKIVTFADKEEHQLFLEPEGEDTQEFYLNGFSSSLPLNIQVEALESIPALKDVQIYRPGYAIEYDFFDPTQLLHTLETKLIKGLFFAGQVNGTTGYEEAAGQGLIAGANAALAAQNREPFVLARDEAYIGVLIDDLVTKGVDEPYRMFTSRAEYRILLRQDDADMRLTPRAYSIGLASEERYLLMESKRRQRDELVEFIRNYSLKPSLINEALESLGTTPLKQGVKLHDLILRPQLTIAMLAPHIDALARQIERIEPERREEIIEAAEIMLKYQGYIEREKMVADKIRRLEDLKIADRFNYSEIKALSTEARQKLEKIRPETVAQASRIPGISPSDINILLLLMGR; encoded by the coding sequence ATGAATTTTGACTACGATGTGATAGTGGTAGGCGCGGGACATGCCGGATGTGAAGCGGCATCGGCCTCCGCACGCCTCGGTTCACGCACCCTGCTCATAACGATGGACATGAACAAAATCGCACAGATGAGCTGCAATCCCGCCGTAGGAGGCATTGCAAAGGGGCAGATCGTGCGTGAAATCGATGCCCTTGGCGGAATGATGGGAATCGTCACCGACCAAACGGCAATACAATTCCGCATGCTTAACCGATCAAAAGGGCCGGCCATGTGGAGTCCGCGAGCCCAAAGCGACCGCATGAAATTCAGTGCGGCCTGGCGTCATGTTCTTGAGAATACACCCAACCTGTCGCTATGGCAGGATTCGGTAGTGTCAATGATTATTGAAGAGGGAAAAGTAAAGGGCGTGGTAACCACGCTCGGAGTGAAGTTTACATCGAAAGCTGTAGTGCTTACAGCCGGCACATTTCTGAACGGACTGATGCACGTAGGCCGTGCGCAAGTCAAAGGAGGACGAGTGTCGGAACCGGCGTCCCACGGCATCACCGAGCAGCTGCGCGATGCAGGATTCACTACCGCACGAATGAAAACCGGAACACCCGTGCGCATCGACGGACGCAGCGTCAACTGGGCGCTCACCACACCCCAGCACGGTGACGACGACTTTCATAAATTCAGCTATCTCCCCAATGTACATCGCCGTCTGCAACAGCGCGACTGCTACACCGTCTACACCAACACCACGACACATGAGATACTGCGTCGCGGGCTTCCCGACTCACCGCTTTACAACGGACAGATACAAAGCATAGGGCCGCGCTACTGCCCGAGCATCGAAACCAAGATAGTGACATTTGCCGACAAGGAGGAGCATCAGCTGTTTCTTGAACCCGAAGGCGAGGACACTCAGGAGTTCTATCTTAACGGATTCTCATCATCGCTGCCGCTCAACATCCAGGTCGAAGCCCTGGAGTCGATTCCGGCACTGAAGGATGTGCAGATATATAGACCGGGCTATGCCATCGAATATGACTTCTTCGATCCCACACAGCTGCTTCACACTCTTGAAACGAAACTGATCAAGGGACTATTCTTTGCAGGTCAGGTCAACGGAACAACCGGATATGAGGAGGCGGCCGGACAGGGACTGATAGCCGGAGCCAATGCAGCACTTGCCGCCCAAAACCGAGAACCGTTTGTGCTCGCGCGCGACGAAGCCTACATAGGTGTTCTCATCGACGACCTCGTGACCAAGGGTGTCGACGAACCTTACCGAATGTTCACCTCACGCGCCGAATACCGCATACTGTTGCGTCAGGACGATGCCGACATGCGACTCACTCCGCGAGCCTATTCAATCGGTCTTGCATCGGAGGAGCGATACCTCCTCATGGAGTCAAAACGCCGTCAGCGTGACGAGCTCGTAGAGTTTATACGCAACTACTCGTTGAAGCCCTCACTCATAAATGAAGCCCTTGAAAGCCTCGGCACAACTCCGCTGAAGCAAGGCGTGAAACTACACGACCTGATACTTCGCCCGCAGCTTACAATAGCGATGCTTGCTCCCCACATCGACGCGCTCGCCCGTCAAATAGAACGCATCGAGCCGGAGCGAAGAGAGGAGATAATCGAAGCCGCCGAGATAATGCTGAAATACCAAGGGTACATCGAACGTGAAAAGATGGTGGCCGACAAAATACGACGCCTCGAGGATCTCAAGATTGCCGACCGCTTCAACTACTCCGAGATAAAGGCTCTCTCGACCGAAGCCCGTCAGAAGCTTGAAAAGATTCGCCCCGAAACAGTAGCACAGGCTTCCCGAATACCCGGAATATCACCGAGCGACATAAACATACTGTTGTTGCTTATGGGTAGGTGA
- a CDS encoding nucleotide pyrophosphohydrolase, translating into MTLRDAQATVDNWITTVGVRYFSPLTNMAVLAEEVGEVARVMARRYGDQSFKEGERDTLGDELADVMWVVMAIANQSGIDLTEAFKANLRKKSERDASRHKNNSKLSN; encoded by the coding sequence ATAACGTTGCGTGACGCGCAGGCCACGGTCGACAACTGGATCACTACCGTGGGAGTGCGTTATTTCTCCCCTCTCACCAACATGGCGGTTCTTGCTGAGGAGGTGGGCGAGGTGGCCCGTGTAATGGCGCGTCGCTACGGCGACCAGTCGTTCAAGGAGGGCGAGCGTGACACTCTCGGTGACGAGCTTGCCGATGTAATGTGGGTGGTCATGGCAATCGCCAACCAGAGCGGTATCGACCTCACCGAGGCATTCAAGGCCAATCTGCGCAAGAAGAGCGAACGTGACGCCTCGCGACACAAGAACAACAGTAAATTATCCAACTAA
- a CDS encoding DNA alkylation repair protein, translating into MIKHWQKELNEAARPEKIKILSSFFKTGPGEYGEGDVFIGLAVPDNRAVSKRYLIADFPDLAVMLDSPIHEYRLSALLVMVEQYKRARRNPAFRESLVKFYIDNAVKANNWDLVDLSAPYILGEHVYESSDDEVLYRFSESDNLWEQRIAIVSTLALIRHGRFDVTIKLAERYMSHPHQLIHKAAGWMLREMGKRGGDVELHDFLDTHASVMPRTMLRYAIERLDPDERKHYMKLK; encoded by the coding sequence ATGATCAAGCATTGGCAAAAGGAACTTAACGAAGCTGCGCGTCCTGAAAAGATTAAGATACTTTCATCTTTCTTCAAGACGGGTCCCGGAGAGTATGGCGAGGGTGATGTTTTCATCGGACTTGCCGTGCCCGACAATCGCGCCGTTTCCAAGCGTTACCTCATTGCCGATTTTCCTGACCTTGCCGTTATGCTTGACTCGCCCATACATGAGTATCGCCTGTCGGCTCTGCTTGTCATGGTGGAGCAGTACAAGAGAGCCCGCCGCAATCCTGCGTTCAGGGAATCGTTGGTTAAGTTCTATATCGACAATGCCGTCAAGGCCAACAATTGGGACTTGGTCGATTTGTCGGCTCCCTATATTTTAGGTGAGCATGTATATGAGAGTTCCGACGATGAAGTGCTTTACCGGTTCAGCGAGAGTGACAACCTGTGGGAGCAGCGCATTGCCATAGTGTCTACGTTGGCATTGATTCGTCACGGACGCTTCGATGTCACGATTAAACTGGCCGAGCGTTATATGTCGCATCCCCATCAGCTCATACACAAGGCTGCCGGATGGATGTTGCGTGAAATGGGCAAGCGCGGAGGCGATGTGGAGCTACATGATTTCCTCGACACCCATGCCTCGGTCATGCCGCGCACCATGCTCCGTTATGCCATAGAGCGGCTCGACCCTGATGAACGAAAACATTATATGAAACTAAAATAA
- the dtd gene encoding D-aminoacyl-tRNA deacylase: MRIVIQRVQHASVTIDGSVYSSIGAGLLVLVGVENGDVPADAEWLAAKTSSLRIFDDEAGVMNRSVKDVGGEVLAVSQFTLTASTRKGNRPSYIRAAGHETAVPLYEHYCKCVYDLTGREVKRGVFGADMKVELLNDGPVTIIIDSRLKE; the protein is encoded by the coding sequence ATGCGAATTGTTATACAACGTGTACAGCATGCCTCCGTCACGATTGACGGCAGTGTATATTCCTCTATCGGAGCCGGACTTCTCGTTTTGGTAGGTGTTGAAAACGGCGATGTCCCCGCCGATGCCGAATGGCTTGCAGCAAAGACCTCGTCGCTGCGAATCTTTGACGATGAAGCCGGTGTGATGAACCGCTCGGTCAAGGATGTAGGCGGTGAAGTGCTTGCCGTGAGCCAGTTCACGCTTACGGCTTCGACGCGCAAGGGCAACCGTCCGAGTTACATACGCGCGGCAGGACACGAAACAGCGGTGCCTCTCTACGAGCACTACTGCAAGTGCGTGTATGACCTCACGGGTCGTGAGGTGAAGAGGGGGGTATTCGGCGCCGACATGAAGGTGGAGCTGCTGAATGACGGCCCTGTAACCATAATCATAGATTCAAGACTTAAAGAGTGA
- a CDS encoding glycosyltransferase family 2 protein, whose product MDRNNDMTTGVVISTYNNPEWLEKTLLGYMSQSCKADEIIIADDGSTDNTRKLIERYSTHLPIIHVWHEDNGFRKTEILNKAISAATADYLIFTDQDCIPRSDFIETHRRYAREGYFLSGGYFKLPMDISRDITPDDIASGRAFDLKWLRSRGLKCSFKCSKLVKSKPFTMLMNRITPARASWNGCNSSVWRKDIIKANGFDERMRYGGEDREFGERLVNSGMKSRQIRYSAILLHLDHNRPYKNEEAIEINRAIRRETKATRRMRTQFGIDKE is encoded by the coding sequence ATGGATAGAAATAACGACATGACGACAGGCGTTGTAATTTCCACCTACAACAATCCCGAATGGCTTGAGAAGACGCTGTTGGGATATATGTCGCAATCATGCAAAGCCGATGAAATAATCATTGCCGACGACGGGTCGACCGACAATACCCGCAAGCTCATCGAGCGTTACTCCACGCATCTGCCTATAATCCACGTGTGGCATGAGGACAACGGTTTCCGCAAAACCGAGATACTCAACAAAGCCATCTCAGCCGCCACGGCCGACTATCTCATATTCACCGACCAGGACTGCATCCCGCGCAGCGACTTCATAGAAACTCATCGCCGATATGCCCGCGAGGGATATTTCCTTTCAGGCGGATACTTCAAGCTGCCCATGGACATAAGCCGCGACATAACGCCCGACGACATCGCTTCGGGCCGGGCTTTCGATCTTAAATGGCTTCGCAGCCGAGGACTGAAGTGCTCGTTTAAGTGCAGCAAGCTCGTGAAATCGAAGCCGTTTACAATGCTGATGAACCGCATAACCCCGGCTCGCGCGTCATGGAACGGCTGCAACTCGTCGGTGTGGCGCAAGGACATCATTAAAGCCAACGGATTTGACGAAAGAATGCGTTACGGAGGCGAGGACCGTGAATTCGGCGAAAGGCTCGTAAACAGCGGCATGAAGTCACGGCAGATAAGGTATTCGGCAATATTGCTGCATCTCGACCACAACCGCCCTTATAAAAACGAGGAGGCTATCGAGATCAACCGGGCGATACGCCGTGAAACCAAAGCGACACGCCGCATGCGCACACAATTCGGAATTGATAAAGAATAA
- a CDS encoding nucleoside recognition domain-containing protein, producing the protein MALNYIWIAFFLIAFVVAVGKTIFLGDLDIWSTIMSASFSSAATAFEISLGLTGILSLWMGLMKIGERGGVIQFFGRLISPLFTRLFPGIPKGHPAMGSIFMNVSANMLGLDNAATPLGLKAMQEMQSLNDKKDTATDAMLMFLILNASGLCFIPISIMMYRAQAGASNPTDVFLPILLATFIATFVGIVALCIKQRINLLDKVMLAWLGGLALIVAGVVWFFARLPKEEVELYSGFVANALLFSVIVMFLLAGLRKRINMYDAFIEGAKEGFKTAVMIIPYLVAILVAIAVFRASGAMDVITRWMELAVNAIGLDAEWVGALPTALMKPLSGSGSRGMMVDLMSTYGADAFVSRVSAAIQGSTDTTFYILAVYFGSVGVVKTRYAVPYALLADAVGSVAGIIAAYIFFS; encoded by the coding sequence ATGGCACTTAACTACATCTGGATAGCATTCTTCCTAATCGCATTTGTCGTGGCTGTGGGTAAAACGATCTTCCTCGGCGACCTCGACATCTGGAGTACTATAATGAGCGCATCGTTTTCATCGGCTGCGACGGCATTTGAAATATCACTCGGACTCACCGGCATCCTTTCATTATGGATGGGGCTGATGAAAATAGGAGAGCGCGGAGGAGTCATCCAGTTCTTCGGGCGTTTGATAAGCCCGCTGTTCACCCGCCTGTTTCCGGGAATACCCAAGGGACATCCCGCTATGGGCTCCATATTCATGAATGTGTCGGCCAATATGCTCGGCCTCGACAACGCAGCCACTCCGCTCGGCCTTAAAGCCATGCAGGAAATGCAGTCGCTTAACGACAAGAAGGACACCGCCACCGATGCCATGTTGATGTTTCTCATACTGAACGCATCGGGACTATGCTTCATCCCCATAAGCATAATGATGTATCGCGCACAGGCAGGAGCGTCCAATCCCACCGATGTGTTTCTGCCTATATTGCTCGCTACATTCATCGCCACATTTGTGGGCATCGTAGCCCTATGCATAAAACAACGCATCAATCTTCTCGACAAAGTGATGCTTGCATGGCTTGGCGGACTTGCCCTGATAGTGGCCGGCGTGGTGTGGTTTTTCGCACGGCTCCCCAAGGAGGAGGTCGAGCTTTATTCGGGCTTCGTTGCCAACGCACTGTTGTTTTCGGTCATTGTAATGTTTCTGCTTGCCGGATTGAGAAAACGCATCAACATGTATGACGCATTCATAGAGGGAGCCAAGGAGGGCTTCAAGACCGCCGTAATGATTATTCCTTATCTCGTGGCAATACTCGTGGCGATAGCGGTGTTCCGCGCCTCGGGAGCAATGGATGTGATAACACGGTGGATGGAGCTTGCCGTTAACGCCATCGGCCTCGATGCCGAATGGGTGGGAGCGTTGCCTACGGCGTTGATGAAACCGCTGAGCGGATCGGGAAGCCGCGGCATGATGGTTGACTTGATGAGCACCTACGGAGCCGATGCATTTGTTTCACGTGTGTCAGCGGCTATACAGGGAAGCACCGACACCACCTTCTACATCCTCGCCGTGTACTTCGGAAGCGTTGGCGTTGTAAAGACACGTTACGCCGTGCCCTACGCACTCCTTGCCGATGCCGTAGGGTCGGTGGCCGGAATCATCGCAGCCTACATATTTTTCAGTTAA